Proteins from a single region of Sphingomonas morindae:
- the dinB gene encoding DNA polymerase IV codes for MSARRIIHVDMDAFFASVEQRDTPALRGLPVAVGGEKLRGVVAAASYEARRFGVRSAMPSVTARRLCPDLVFVRPRFDVYRAVSREIRAIFARFTPLIEPLSLDEAYLDVTEDQAGLGSATATAEAIRAAIRAETGLTASAGVSYNKFLAKLASDQNKPDGCCVIPPARGAAFVQGLPVTRFHGVGPATAAKMARLGIVTGADLAAQPIEALTQHFGSWGAYLHGAARGIDERPVRPDRVRKSIGAERTFSEDLIRPADLHAALAPIIATVWERADAAQARGRTVTLKVKFNDFRQITRARSVESPITDEAGFAAAGAELLDALVPLEKPVRLLGLTLSGLGEGDPAAPAQLALAL; via the coding sequence ATGTCCGCGCGCAGGATCATCCATGTCGATATGGACGCTTTTTTCGCGTCGGTGGAGCAACGCGACACGCCCGCGCTGCGCGGTCTGCCGGTCGCGGTGGGGGGCGAGAAGCTGCGCGGCGTGGTCGCGGCGGCGAGCTATGAGGCGCGGCGCTTCGGCGTGCGCTCGGCGATGCCGTCGGTCACCGCGCGGCGGCTCTGCCCCGATCTCGTCTTCGTGCGGCCGCGATTCGACGTATATCGCGCCGTTTCGCGCGAAATCCGCGCGATTTTCGCCCGATTCACGCCGCTGATCGAGCCTTTGTCGCTCGACGAGGCCTATCTCGACGTCACCGAGGACCAGGCCGGCCTCGGCTCCGCCACCGCCACCGCCGAGGCGATCCGCGCCGCGATCCGCGCCGAGACGGGCCTCACCGCCTCGGCGGGCGTCTCGTACAACAAATTTCTCGCCAAGCTCGCCTCGGACCAGAACAAGCCCGATGGCTGCTGCGTCATCCCGCCCGCGCGCGGCGCCGCCTTCGTGCAGGGGCTGCCGGTCACGCGGTTCCACGGCGTCGGTCCCGCCACCGCCGCCAAGATGGCGCGGCTCGGCATCGTCACCGGCGCCGATCTCGCCGCCCAGCCGATCGAGGCCTTGACCCAGCATTTCGGCAGCTGGGGCGCCTATCTCCACGGCGCCGCGCGCGGCATCGATGAGCGGCCGGTGCGGCCGGACCGGGTGCGCAAGTCGATCGGCGCGGAACGCACCTTTTCCGAGGATCTGATCCGCCCGGCCGATCTCCACGCGGCGCTGGCGCCCATCATCGCCACGGTGTGGGAACGGGCGGATGCCGCGCAGGCGCGCGGGCGCACCGTTACGCTCAAGGTGAAGTTCAACGATTTCCGCCAGATCACGCGGGCGCGCAGCGTCGAGTCGCCAATCACCGACGAGGCCGGTTTCGCCGCCGCCGGCGCCGAGCTGCTGGATGCGCTGGTGCCGCTGGAAAAGCCGGTGCGGCTGCTCGGCCTCACTTTGTCTGGCCTGGGCGAGGGCGATCCCGCCGCCCCCGCCCAGCTCGCGCTCGCGCTCTAG
- a CDS encoding translocation/assembly module TamB domain-containing protein gives MATAPDAPAPARRPLAPRIAKGVGIALAALVALAAALMLFLNTGPGKRFIGTRLAGYTTASGITLRVAQIDGSIYSRFTLRGLEVSDPRGVFLTAPAITIDWRPFAYLHSKIDLRSVEAGLITLRRLPQLKPTPSDPNAPTIPDIDLSLGRLAIDRFVIEPAVDGKRHIVRLAGTAAIADRRAQIAADGAAIAAPGVAGGDRLRLRLDAVPDANRLGLDVKLQAPAGGLVDSYAHLGRPLALSIDGRGDWAAWRGRAIAGLGGQPLMNLGLTAQNGRFHALGAVRPGMMLTGPAARLTEPQIAVDATATLDQRRADTRIALHSSAFAAEAAGLLDFAQSRFGRFRIKARLLTPGAILPNLAGRDIALGATLDGAFARPAIDYALSAGSIAFGTTGVEGLSASGKAVINADRILVPVHAAARRITGLNAAAGGLVTNIRIDGDIAYQNSQIFSDNLKLRSDRIDATALVLADLKTGTYTGALKGRVNDYAVNGLGRINLVTDARLVTAPGGGFGIKGRVRVVTRKITNATLAQQLGGNAVITADIGYDPRRGATLANLRLNAPDFHITRGDGAYNLASGALRFSGAGASRTYGPFTLDATGTIANPHVVLRAARPGVGIGLAGLTATVEGSRAGYEIRANGQSDYGAFTANALVRAGQGPLAIDLRQLLIAGITARGQIVQSAAGPFAGTLFIAGSGLNGQVRLAAAGANQRADIALRAAGARLPGPGGQPVTIGSGLVNASVVLLPAGPSATGSLALVDLRTGTTLVRDARARFRYAAGSGTVALTARGSAGVPFDIAAQAQLSPQRILANLRGSANGIAFRLAQPAVATRQGSAYLLAPATIVLPQGQITVSGRYGDTIQAHAAMQGMDLSIAQAFAPTLGIGGKATGTFDLAMAGAAAVPTARARIDIAGFTRTGALTVSDPVDVALLATLDPAQGGQAAALLRRGGTILGRVKARLAPIPGGSAGWTTRLMQAPLSGGIRYNGPAEVLWTLTGIAGQTVAGPIAIGADFGGRLDQPRLVGVVRANQLRYENQTYGTTVSDIQLDGRFTQSQFVLNRLQGKAGDGSVQARGAVGIDAAGGFPINVTATLDNAQLADSDAAAARVSGSIAVTNSRAAGGLIKGDLRLAEVRYQIVRQGAAEVPELTGVRRKGDAPASPAAAAGPAPSNWKLDLHVRGDNQIFVQGMGLDSEWSTDMRVGGTTGAPVVTGKLQVVRGSYSFAGRRLTLADTSTVTFHGPLLDPELNITADTTVQGVTASINIGGTAQRPRITFTSTPTLPQDEVLSRLLFGTSVTSLTPTQALQLAAALNSLRGSGGGGLNPLGKLRGASGLDNLSVLGADKTTGRGTALSAGKYISNNIYVQVISDTRGFTQTQLTIALSRALSLLSQAGGYLGPSVSLRYSKQY, from the coding sequence ATGGCGACCGCGCCCGACGCCCCGGCGCCCGCGCGCCGCCCGCTCGCGCCCCGCATCGCCAAGGGCGTGGGCATCGCGCTCGCCGCGCTGGTGGCGCTGGCGGCGGCGCTGATGCTGTTCCTCAACACCGGGCCGGGCAAGCGCTTCATCGGCACGCGGCTGGCGGGCTATACCACGGCCTCGGGCATCACGCTGCGCGTCGCCCAAATCGACGGCTCCATCTATTCGCGCTTCACGCTGCGCGGGCTCGAGGTCAGCGATCCGCGCGGCGTGTTCCTCACCGCCCCCGCGATCACGATCGACTGGCGGCCCTTCGCCTATCTCCATTCCAAGATCGATCTGCGTTCGGTGGAGGCGGGGCTGATCACGCTGCGGCGCCTGCCCCAGCTCAAGCCCACGCCGAGCGATCCCAACGCACCCACCATTCCGGACATCGACCTCAGCCTCGGCCGGCTCGCCATCGATCGCTTCGTGATCGAGCCGGCGGTGGACGGCAAGCGCCACATCGTGCGGCTGGCCGGCACCGCCGCCATCGCCGACCGGCGCGCGCAGATCGCCGCCGATGGCGCCGCCATCGCCGCGCCCGGCGTGGCGGGCGGGGACCGGCTGCGGCTGCGGCTGGACGCGGTGCCCGATGCCAACCGGCTCGGGCTCGATGTCAAGCTCCAGGCGCCGGCGGGCGGTCTGGTGGACAGCTACGCGCATCTCGGCCGTCCGCTCGCGCTGTCGATCGACGGCCGGGGCGATTGGGCCGCCTGGCGCGGCCGGGCGATCGCCGGGCTGGGCGGACAGCCGCTGATGAATCTCGGCCTGACGGCGCAGAATGGCCGCTTCCACGCGCTGGGCGCGGTGCGGCCGGGGATGATGCTGACCGGCCCCGCCGCGCGGCTGACCGAGCCGCAGATCGCGGTGGACGCCACCGCCACGCTCGACCAGCGCCGCGCCGATACGCGCATCGCGCTGCATTCGTCCGCCTTCGCCGCCGAAGCCGCGGGCCTGCTGGATTTCGCCCAGAGCCGCTTCGGCCGGTTCCGCATCAAGGCCCGGCTGCTCACCCCCGGCGCGATCCTGCCCAATCTCGCGGGCCGCGACATCGCGCTCGGCGCGACGCTGGACGGCGCCTTCGCGCGCCCGGCGATCGACTATGCGCTGAGCGCCGGCAGCATCGCCTTCGGCACGACCGGCGTCGAGGGGCTCAGCGCCAGCGGCAAGGCGGTGATCAACGCCGATCGCATCCTGGTGCCCGTCCATGCCGCGGCGCGCCGCATCACCGGGCTCAACGCGGCGGCCGGCGGGCTCGTCACCAACATCCGCATCGACGGCGACATCGCCTATCAGAACAGCCAGATCTTCTCCGACAATCTGAAGCTGCGCTCGGACCGGATCGACGCCACCGCGCTGGTGCTCGCCGATCTCAAGACGGGCACCTATACGGGCGCGCTCAAGGGCCGGGTGAATGATTACGCCGTCAACGGGCTCGGCCGGATCAACCTCGTCACCGACGCGCGGCTCGTGACGGCGCCGGGCGGCGGCTTCGGGATCAAGGGCCGGGTGCGCGTCGTCACCCGCAAGATCACCAACGCCACGCTCGCCCAGCAGCTGGGCGGCAATGCCGTGATCACCGCCGATATCGGCTATGATCCCCGGCGCGGCGCGACGCTGGCCAATTTGCGGCTGAACGCGCCCGATTTCCACATCACGCGCGGCGACGGCGCCTATAATCTCGCCAGCGGCGCGCTCCGCTTCTCGGGCGCGGGCGCCTCGCGCACCTATGGCCCCTTCACGCTGGACGCGACCGGCACCATCGCCAACCCCCATGTCGTGCTGCGCGCGGCGCGGCCGGGCGTGGGGATCGGCCTGGCCGGGCTCACCGCCACGGTCGAGGGCAGCCGCGCCGGCTATGAGATCCGCGCCAACGGCCAGTCCGACTATGGGGCGTTCACCGCCAATGCGCTGGTGCGCGCCGGCCAAGGGCCGCTCGCGATCGATCTGCGGCAGCTGCTGATCGCCGGCATCACCGCGCGCGGCCAGATCGTGCAGAGCGCGGCGGGGCCGTTCGCGGGAACGCTGTTCATCGCCGGATCGGGATTGAACGGCCAGGTGCGGCTCGCCGCCGCCGGCGCCAACCAGCGCGCCGATATCGCGCTCCGCGCCGCCGGCGCGCGCCTGCCGGGGCCGGGCGGACAGCCGGTGACGATCGGCTCGGGGCTGGTCAATGCCAGCGTCGTGCTGCTGCCCGCCGGGCCTTCGGCCACCGGATCGCTCGCGCTGGTCGATCTGCGGACCGGCACGACGCTGGTGCGCGATGCGCGCGCGCGCTTCCGCTATGCCGCCGGCAGCGGCACGGTGGCGCTGACCGCGCGCGGCAGCGCGGGCGTGCCCTTCGACATCGCCGCCCAGGCGCAGCTGAGCCCGCAGCGCATCCTCGCCAATCTGCGCGGCTCGGCCAACGGCATCGCCTTCCGCCTCGCCCAGCCCGCCGTCGCGACGCGTCAGGGCAGCGCCTATCTGCTCGCCCCGGCGACAATCGTGCTGCCGCAGGGCCAGATCACCGTCTCGGGCCGCTATGGCGACACCATCCAGGCCCATGCCGCGATGCAGGGCATGGACCTGTCGATCGCCCAGGCCTTCGCCCCCACGCTCGGCATCGGCGGCAAGGCGACGGGCACGTTCGATCTCGCCATGGCCGGCGCCGCCGCCGTGCCGACCGCGCGCGCGCGGATCGACATTGCCGGCTTCACCCGCACGGGCGCGTTGACCGTGTCCGATCCGGTGGACGTGGCGCTGCTGGCGACGCTCGATCCCGCACAGGGCGGACAGGCGGCGGCGCTGCTGCGGCGCGGCGGCACCATTCTCGGCCGGGTGAAGGCGCGGCTGGCGCCGATTCCCGGCGGCAGCGCGGGCTGGACCACAAGGCTGATGCAGGCGCCGCTTTCCGGCGGCATCCGCTACAATGGCCCGGCCGAGGTGCTGTGGACGCTGACCGGCATCGCCGGCCAGACCGTGGCCGGCCCGATCGCGATCGGCGCCGATTTCGGCGGGCGGCTGGATCAGCCGCGCCTGGTCGGCGTGGTGCGCGCCAACCAGCTCCGCTACGAGAACCAGACCTATGGCACGACCGTGTCCGACATCCAGCTGGACGGTCGCTTCACGCAGAGCCAGTTCGTGCTCAACCGGCTGCAGGGCAAGGCGGGCGATGGCAGCGTGCAGGCGCGCGGCGCGGTCGGCATCGATGCCGCCGGCGGCTTCCCGATCAACGTCACCGCGACGCTCGACAATGCCCAGCTCGCCGACAGCGACGCCGCCGCCGCGCGGGTGAGCGGGAGCATCGCCGTCACCAATTCGCGCGCGGCGGGCGGCCTCATCAAGGGCGATCTGCGGCTGGCCGAGGTGCGCTACCAGATCGTGCGCCAGGGCGCCGCCGAAGTGCCCGAGCTGACCGGCGTGCGCCGCAAGGGCGATGCGCCCGCCAGCCCCGCCGCCGCCGCCGGCCCAGCGCCGAGCAACTGGAAGCTCGATCTCCATGTCCGCGGCGACAACCAGATCTTCGTGCAGGGCATGGGGCTGGACAGCGAATGGTCGACCGACATGCGCGTCGGCGGCACCACCGGCGCGCCGGTGGTGACGGGCAAGCTGCAGGTGGTGCGCGGCAGCTACAGCTTCGCCGGACGGCGGCTGACGCTGGCGGACACGTCCACCGTCACCTTCCATGGCCCGCTGCTCGATCCCGAGCTTAACATCACCGCCGACACCACGGTGCAGGGCGTGACCGCTTCGATCAACATCGGCGGCACGGCGCAGCGCCCGCGCATCACCTTCACCTCGACCCCGACGCTGCCGCAGGACGAGGTGCTGTCGCGGCTGCTGTTCGGCACCTCGGTGACGTCGCTCACGCCCACCCAGGCGCTTCAGCTCGCCGCCGCGCTCAACTCGCTGCGCGGCTCGGGCGGGGGCGGGCTCAATCCGCTGGGCAAGCTGCGCGGCGCCTCGGGCCTCGACAATCTCTCGGTGCTCGGCGCCGACAAGACGACCGGGCGCGGCACCGCGCTCTCGGCCGGGAAATATATCTCGAACAACATCTATGTGCAGGTGATCTCGGATACGCGCGGCTTCACCCAGACCCAGCTGACGATCGCGCTGTCGCGCGCGCTCAGCCTGCTCAGCCAGGCGGGCGGCTATCTCGGGCCGAGCGTCAGCCTGCGCTATTCCAAGCAATATTGA
- a CDS encoding NADP-dependent malic enzyme, translating into MDDAFRQAALSYHREPRPGKLGILPTKRMETQRDLALAYSPGVAAPCLEIAADPDKARDYTARGNLVAVISNGTAVLGLGNIGALASKPVMEGKAVLFKKFSGIDVFDIEVDAADPDRFVEVVAALEPSFGAINLEDIKAPECFEIEAKLRARMNIPVFHDDQHGTAIVCAAAVRNGLLCQGKTLAEVKLVTSGAGAAALACVRLLISMGLPAENVTLTDIKGVVHAGREGLTPELEPFARHTDARTLGEVIGGADVFLGLSAPRVLKEEWLPLLAEKPLILALANPEPEVDPAVVRRVRPDAIIATGRSDYPNQVNNVLCFPYIFRGALDCGATEINAEMERACVEAIAELARVEPDETVARAYGGAQLTFGPEHIIPKPFDPRLVLHIAPAVARAAMATGVARAPITDFADYARVLQGFTYRSGQLMHPVFEKAREANHRVAYSEGEEERTLLAAQVVVDERLARPVLVGRRAVIAAAIARFGLRMRIGEEIEVFDPTEDEALAERLGAAYAAIVDRRGITPAAARNRIRTHGSITAAMLLAQGHVDAALCGGTADWWQQTRHVLPIIPPLPGLKRVYALSVLIVGDKTLFICDTHMNVDPCAEEIAEMTLLAADAVRRFGIPPRAALCSHSNFGASNSPSARKMRQALKLIRDDAPELEIDGEMHADAALLPALRERLVTDSPLTRNANLLVMPSLDAANIAFTLLAGATDGLAVGPLLLGLSKPVHVMTATATARGLVNMTALAVSGG; encoded by the coding sequence ATGGACGACGCGTTCCGGCAGGCGGCGCTCAGCTATCATCGCGAACCGCGCCCCGGCAAACTCGGCATCCTGCCCACCAAGCGCATGGAAACGCAGCGCGATCTGGCGCTCGCCTATTCCCCCGGCGTGGCCGCGCCGTGCCTCGAGATCGCCGCCGATCCCGATAAGGCGCGCGACTATACCGCGCGCGGCAATCTCGTCGCCGTCATCTCCAACGGCACCGCCGTGCTCGGGCTCGGCAATATCGGCGCGCTCGCCTCCAAGCCGGTGATGGAAGGCAAGGCGGTGCTGTTCAAGAAATTCAGCGGCATCGACGTGTTCGACATCGAGGTCGACGCCGCCGATCCGGACCGCTTCGTCGAGGTGGTGGCGGCGCTCGAGCCGAGCTTCGGGGCGATCAACCTGGAGGACATCAAAGCCCCTGAATGTTTCGAGATCGAGGCCAAGCTGCGCGCCCGGATGAATATCCCGGTCTTCCATGACGATCAGCACGGCACCGCGATCGTGTGCGCGGCCGCCGTGCGCAACGGCCTGCTCTGCCAGGGCAAGACGCTGGCCGAGGTCAAGCTCGTCACCTCCGGCGCGGGCGCCGCCGCGCTCGCCTGCGTGCGGCTGCTGATCTCGATGGGGCTGCCGGCGGAGAATGTGACCCTCACCGATATCAAGGGCGTGGTCCATGCCGGCCGCGAGGGGCTGACGCCGGAGCTGGAGCCCTTCGCGCGCCACACCGACGCGCGCACGCTGGGCGAGGTGATCGGCGGGGCGGACGTGTTCCTGGGCCTGTCGGCGCCGCGCGTGCTCAAGGAGGAATGGCTGCCGCTGCTGGCCGAGAAGCCGCTCATCCTCGCGCTCGCCAATCCCGAGCCGGAGGTGGATCCGGCGGTGGTGCGGCGGGTCCGCCCCGATGCCATCATCGCCACGGGCCGTTCGGATTATCCGAACCAGGTCAACAATGTGCTCTGCTTCCCTTATATTTTCCGGGGCGCGCTCGATTGCGGCGCCACCGAGATCAACGCCGAGATGGAGCGCGCCTGCGTCGAGGCGATCGCCGAGCTGGCGCGGGTCGAGCCGGACGAGACGGTGGCGCGCGCCTATGGCGGCGCGCAGCTCACCTTCGGGCCCGAGCATATCATCCCCAAGCCCTTCGATCCGCGACTGGTGCTGCACATCGCCCCGGCCGTGGCGCGCGCCGCCATGGCGACCGGCGTGGCCCGCGCGCCGATCACCGATTTCGCCGATTATGCGCGCGTGCTGCAGGGCTTCACCTATCGCTCGGGGCAGCTGATGCACCCCGTGTTCGAAAAGGCACGCGAGGCCAATCACCGCGTCGCCTATTCCGAAGGCGAGGAGGAGCGCACCCTGCTCGCCGCCCAGGTGGTGGTGGACGAGCGGCTGGCGCGGCCGGTGCTGGTCGGGCGGCGCGCGGTGATCGCGGCGGCGATCGCCCGCTTCGGCCTGCGCATGCGCATCGGCGAGGAGATCGAGGTGTTCGATCCCACCGAGGATGAGGCGCTCGCGGAGCGGCTGGGCGCCGCCTATGCCGCGATCGTCGACCGGCGCGGCATCACGCCCGCGGCGGCGCGCAACCGCATCCGCACCCATGGCTCGATCACGGCGGCGATGCTGCTGGCGCAGGGCCATGTCGATGCGGCGCTGTGCGGCGGCACCGCCGACTGGTGGCAGCAGACCCGCCACGTGCTGCCGATCATCCCGCCCCTGCCCGGGCTGAAGCGCGTCTATGCGTTGTCGGTGCTGATCGTCGGCGACAAGACGCTGTTCATCTGCGACACGCACATGAACGTCGATCCCTGCGCCGAGGAGATCGCCGAGATGACGCTGCTCGCCGCCGATGCGGTGCGCCGCTTCGGCATCCCGCCGCGCGCCGCCTTGTGCAGCCACAGCAATTTCGGCGCCTCCAACTCGCCCTCGGCGCGCAAGATGCGCCAGGCGCTCAAGCTGATCCGCGACGACGCGCCCGAGCTTGAGATCGACGGCGAAATGCATGCCGACGCCGCCCTGCTGCCCGCGCTGCGCGAGCGGCTGGTGACCGACAGCCCGCTCACCCGCAACGCCAATCTGCTGGTGATGCCGTCGCTGGACGCGGCCAACATCGCCTTCACCCTGCTTGCCGGCGCGACCGACGGGCTGGCGGTGGGGCCGCTGCTGCTCGGCCTCTCCAAGCCCGTGCATGTGATGACCGCCACCGCGACCGCGCGCGGGCTGGTCAACATGACGGCGCTCGCCGTCTCGGGCGGCTAG
- a CDS encoding autotransporter assembly complex protein TamA, producing the protein MSGAALLASSAPAAPPPPSPPQAVDPVGDPQFDAALPPLDAVQAPPAEVQPMAGQAAPAAPETPAPVAAPATSLAATPPAAQPANDPALAEPLPPLAGFDPNPDTSKAKVPTSQAARLRYTSQIEGLKAIGLEDEFRQRSALGKGTKKAANAAQVAARAAEDVALAERLMKSAGYYDGTASSTVLPVPNQAGLVAVTISATPGVRYAYGSITIAGAPPEPTRIARGALPLKPGDPIEAAATLAAEANVALVLPQQGYPFAKTGDRTILLDPDQHKGDYSLPLTAGPRARFGGLRTKGDPVFGLDHLAVFPRFERGQRYDSRLTEDLREALVGTSLFSSVAVEPVDTGQTDPSGDSIVDLLVTQNRGPARALSGSAGYGTGEGVKAEANWTHRNLFPPEGALSVGVIGGTLQQGANVSFIRSNAGQRDRTFTVTGGFNRSNFDAYEAKTINLAATLSRQSTPIWQKRWTWSVGAELVGTNEQGAALNATDDRPRRNYLIGALPSQIQYDRSDSLLNPTRGFRLLARVSPEASLRSGVHGYGRLLGEGTAYMPLGSAIVLAGRVRVASIVGATLEDIAPSRRLYSGGGGSVRGYGFQQLGPKDPQNNPIGGRSQTEFATEVRYRFGNFGIVPFFDGGRVSESSKPGLSDMRYGAGIGARYYTNFGPLRLDVATPINRQPGDSRITLYISIGQAF; encoded by the coding sequence TTGAGCGGCGCCGCGCTGCTCGCTTCTTCCGCGCCGGCCGCCCCGCCCCCACCCAGCCCGCCCCAGGCGGTCGATCCCGTCGGCGATCCGCAGTTCGACGCCGCGCTGCCGCCGCTCGATGCCGTCCAGGCGCCGCCGGCCGAGGTCCAGCCGATGGCGGGGCAGGCCGCGCCCGCCGCCCCCGAAACGCCCGCGCCCGTGGCGGCCCCGGCCACCAGCCTCGCGGCGACGCCGCCGGCCGCGCAGCCCGCCAATGATCCCGCGCTGGCCGAGCCGCTGCCGCCGCTCGCGGGCTTCGATCCCAACCCGGACACCAGCAAGGCCAAGGTGCCGACCAGCCAGGCGGCCCGGCTGCGCTACACCAGCCAGATCGAGGGGCTGAAGGCGATCGGTCTGGAGGATGAGTTCCGCCAGCGCTCCGCGCTCGGCAAGGGGACGAAAAAGGCCGCCAACGCCGCGCAGGTCGCCGCCCGCGCCGCCGAGGATGTCGCGCTGGCCGAGCGGCTGATGAAATCGGCCGGCTATTATGACGGCACCGCCTCCTCCACCGTGCTGCCCGTGCCCAACCAGGCCGGGCTCGTGGCGGTGACGATCAGCGCCACGCCGGGCGTGCGCTATGCCTATGGCAGCATCACCATCGCCGGCGCCCCGCCCGAGCCGACCCGGATCGCGCGCGGCGCGCTGCCGCTGAAGCCGGGCGATCCGATCGAGGCGGCGGCCACGCTCGCCGCCGAGGCCAATGTCGCGCTGGTGCTGCCGCAACAGGGCTATCCCTTCGCCAAGACGGGCGACCGGACGATCCTGCTCGATCCCGACCAGCACAAGGGCGATTACAGCCTGCCGCTCACCGCCGGGCCGCGCGCGCGCTTCGGCGGCCTGCGCACCAAGGGCGATCCCGTGTTCGGGCTGGATCATCTCGCCGTCTTCCCCCGCTTCGAGCGCGGCCAGCGCTACGACAGCCGGCTCACCGAGGATCTGCGCGAGGCGCTGGTCGGCACCAGCCTCTTCTCCTCGGTGGCGGTGGAGCCGGTGGATACCGGCCAGACCGACCCGAGCGGCGACAGCATCGTCGATCTGCTGGTGACGCAGAATCGCGGCCCCGCGCGGGCGCTGTCGGGCTCGGCCGGCTATGGCACGGGCGAGGGCGTCAAGGCCGAGGCGAACTGGACGCACCGCAACCTCTTCCCGCCCGAGGGCGCGCTCTCGGTGGGGGTCATCGGCGGCACGCTGCAACAGGGGGCGAATGTCAGCTTCATCCGCTCCAATGCCGGGCAGCGCGATCGCACCTTCACCGTCACGGGCGGGTTCAACCGCTCCAATTTCGATGCCTATGAGGCCAAGACGATCAACCTCGCCGCCACGCTGTCGCGGCAGAGCACGCCGATCTGGCAGAAGCGCTGGACCTGGTCGGTGGGCGCGGAGCTGGTCGGCACCAACGAACAGGGCGCCGCGCTCAACGCCACCGACGATCGCCCGCGCCGCAATTACCTGATCGGCGCGCTGCCGAGCCAGATCCAATATGACCGGTCGGATAGCCTGCTCAATCCCACGCGCGGCTTCCGCCTGCTCGCGCGGGTGAGCCCGGAGGCCTCGCTGCGCAGCGGCGTCCACGGCTATGGCCGGCTGCTCGGCGAGGGCACCGCCTATATGCCGCTGGGCAGCGCGATCGTGCTCGCCGGCCGGGTGCGCGTGGCCTCGATCGTCGGGGCGACGCTGGAGGATATCGCGCCCTCCCGCCGCCTCTATTCGGGCGGCGGCGGATCGGTGCGCGGCTATGGCTTCCAGCAGCTCGGCCCGAAGGATCCGCAGAACAACCCGATCGGCGGCCGCAGCCAGACCGAGTTCGCCACCGAGGTCCGCTACCGTTTCGGCAATTTCGGGATCGTGCCCTTTTTCGATGGCGGCCGGGTGAGCGAAAGCTCCAAGCCCGGGCTTTCGGACATGCGCTACGGCGCCGGCATCGGCGCGCGCTACTATACCAATTTCGGCCCGCTCCGACTTGACGTGGCGACCCCGATCAACCGTCAGCCCGGCGACAGCCGCATCACCCTCTACATTTCGATCGGACAGGCTTTCTGA
- a CDS encoding YihY/virulence factor BrkB family protein → MTSDTSDHATRLARARHLLGALWTRMNSENIGLMAAGVAFYCFLSLVPLLAAVILTYGLIADPATVADHIRTIVKLVPRDAAKLILDQLVAVVTTSASKTGFGLIVALFFAFYGATRASTAIMAALNVIYRQEEDRSIVRSTLISFAIILGAVAAAVAGLFAATILAWVETIAAFLGPVAALLIQIGTWTVAALLASAAIGGAYRLGPAHPPAGWRWLSLGSGMATLLWLGATLGLGFYVSRFGNYNATYGSLSAVVVLLMWLWVSSYAILLGATINAVVTPPRRWRPEDRAPAAASPA, encoded by the coding sequence ATGACGTCCGACACGTCCGATCACGCCACGCGGCTAGCGCGCGCCCGCCATTTGCTGGGCGCGCTGTGGACGCGGATGAACAGCGAGAATATCGGGCTGATGGCGGCCGGGGTCGCCTTCTACTGCTTCCTCTCGCTGGTGCCACTGCTGGCGGCGGTGATCCTCACCTACGGCCTGATCGCCGATCCGGCGACGGTGGCGGATCATATCCGCACCATCGTCAAGCTTGTGCCGCGCGATGCCGCCAAGCTGATCCTCGACCAGCTGGTCGCCGTCGTCACCACCTCGGCGAGCAAGACCGGCTTCGGGCTGATCGTGGCGCTCTTCTTCGCCTTCTACGGCGCCACCCGCGCCTCCACCGCCATCATGGCCGCGCTCAACGTCATCTATCGCCAGGAGGAGGATCGCTCGATCGTCCGCTCGACGCTGATCTCCTTCGCGATCATCCTGGGCGCGGTCGCCGCCGCCGTGGCCGGGCTGTTCGCGGCCACCATCCTAGCCTGGGTCGAGACGATCGCGGCCTTTCTCGGCCCGGTGGCGGCGCTGCTGATCCAGATCGGCACCTGGACGGTGGCGGCGCTGCTCGCCAGCGCGGCGATCGGCGGCGCCTATCGGCTTGGACCGGCGCATCCGCCGGCGGGGTGGCGCTGGCTCAGCCTCGGCTCGGGCATGGCCACGCTGCTCTGGCTGGGCGCCACGCTCGGCCTCGGCTTCTATGTCTCGCGTTTCGGCAATTACAACGCCACCTATGGCTCGCTCTCGGCGGTGGTGGTGTTGCTGATGTGGCTGTGGGTCTCGTCCTATGCGATCCTGCTCGGCGCCACGATCAACGCCGTGGTCACGCCGCCGCGTCGCTGGCGGCCGGAAGACCGGGCGCCGGCCGCCGCGTCGCCGGCCTGA